TGGGAACCCCGACCTGTTTGTGACATTTACAGCTAACCCAAAGTGGCCTGAAATCGAAGACATGGTCTCTCTCATACCAGGCCAAAAGTCTCATGAACGTGCAGATGTTGTATCACGCGTTTTTAAGCTAAAACTGtcctttttgattgaagatattaTGAAGAAACAAATCTTTGGCGTCTGCAAATCAGGTAAACTTTGTAATGCCTTGCCTCTCTGTTTTGCTATCAATTCTCCCACAAATACTAACCTTTCTAAACTTTTTAATTCCCTTCTTTTTACTCTCTCTGTCTTTCGCAATTTGCCGCACTGGTTATATACAGCTGTTTACACAATTGAGTTTCAAAAAAGAGGCCTACCACACGCGCACCTTTTAATATGGCTTGAACATTCTGCCGTGTCTCACACGCCTGCTGGAATAGATGACTTGATTTCAGCCGAGATCCCATCGAAAATTGACGACCCATCCGGCTATAAGGCTGTAACAGATTACATGTTGCATGGCCCATGTGGGAATGACGCTCGTAGTGCTCCGTGTACAACAGATGGAAAATGTATGAAACACTTCCCAAAGCCATTTTATCGAGAAACGACAATTGACGAAGACGGCTACCCGGTTTATCGGCGTCGAGATACAAAGATTTTCTTTATAAAGGGTAAAACGAAACTCGACAACCGGTTTGTCGTTCCATACAACCGTTATCTCCTTTTAAAGTATGAATCACACATCAATGTTGAGTGGTGCAACCAGTCCCGAGCTATAAAATACCTTTTTAAATACTTAAACAAGGGGCCAGACAGGGCTACAATGGTTGTTCAAGAAAACATTGGCAGTGATGGTGAAAATCGTTCACAAAAGATTGTTAAGGTTGATGAGATTAAAAACTATTTGGATTGTCGGTACTTATTGCCGTGTGAAGCTGTGTGGAGAATGCTTGCATTCCCTATACATTACTCATTCCCATCCGTCATGAAACTAACGTTCCATACACCTAACCAACATCTACTCACGTTACGTGATTCTGACAGTTTGCCAGCCCTTTTAAACCGTGAGGGGATACGAGACACAATGTTCACCCAATGGTTTGCGTTGAACAGCAGAGATGCAGCGGCAAGAAACCTTACGTACGCCGAGATACCAACAAAGTACGTCTGGCACGATGATAACAAGGTATGGAAAACGCGGTTGGAACGGCCAGCAATTGGGCGGATCGTGTATTGCAATCCAGCAGCTGGGCCAAAGTATTACTTAAGGATGTTGTTAGGGATTGTGAGAGGGCCCCGAAGTTTTGAAGAAATAAAAACGGTCGACGGTATCGTATATGAAACGTTCAAAGAAGCCTGCTATACGTATGGCTTGCTTAATGATGACAAGGAATGGAATGACGCTCTCTCAGAGGCTAAACTATGGGCATCCGGCTCCCAGCTACGGGAGTTATTTGTTACCATGTTATTGTTTTGCGAAGTGAACCGCCCATCGCAACTGTGGTCACAGAATTGGGAAATACTATCAGATGATATCTTATACATGAAACGTAGACTCTACATGTTCCCAGGACTACATTTATCAGACGACCAACTTAAGAACTACTGCCTGATTGAAGTAAATGAACTGTTGGAAAAAAACGGGAAATCATTGGTGGATTTCCCGGATATGCCACAGCCAGATACGTCGCTCCTCGATAGGATGGATAATCGTCTAATCAGAGAAGTGTTGagttacaacaaaaaaaaaagatgacAGACGAGCACGAACAATTATATGCATCACTCAACACGGAACAAACGGCCATCTACAACACAGTCATTGATTCTGTTACCACCCACAAAGGAGGGTTTTATTTCGTCTATGGTCCGGGTGGGACAGGCAAGACTTTCCTATACAGAGCCATCCTGTCACGTTTGAGATCGATGGGACTAATTGCTCTTGCGGTTGCATCTTCAGGTAAAAAAATAATTCTGTCATGTTGTATAATTATTCTCATACTACATTATCTATGTGGTTGCGCACGCAACTCCATTTTTTTACTAACTTTACCTGGCCCCACACATCAGGTATCGCGTCCCTTCTATTACCCGGTGGTCGGACAGCGCATAGCCGGTTCGCTATCCCTTTAGAATTACTTCACAATAGCACGTGTTCCATTAAACAGAATACCCAATTGGCACACCTTTTGCAGGAGGTATGGTTAATCATCTGGGACGAAGCACCAATGATGCAAAAATTTGCATTTGAAACACTAGATAAAACACTTAGAGACATCTTGGGGTTTTGTTCCACCACAAACAGGGAACGTGCCTTTGGTGGCATGCCTATCTTACTTGGTGGTGATTTCAGGCAAATCCTTCCCGTCATCCCAAAGGGAAAAAGAGAAGATGTTGTTCAAGCATGCATAAATAAATCGTATCTGTGGAAAAATTGTGAACTCTTCACTCTCCACCGTAGTATGCGTGTCAACGAATACACCTCAACGGGTGTAGTAGACATTGAAAGGCAACGTTTCAACAAATGGTTGTTAGAAATCGGCGATGGAATTGTTCCCTCGAAAGCCAAAGAAGGTGAAGATGAACCAACCTGGATCGAGATACCCGCCAGGTTTATCATTGATAGTTGTGGCCTTCCTGTGGACTCGATTGTTAATGCTGTCTTCCCGTCGTTTACAGAAAGGCAGGGCGATGATGATTTTTTGTGTGAAAGAGCAATACTAACCCCCCGCAACGTAGACGCGGATGAAATCAATGCTTACATGTTTCGGCAATTAAGACAGACCACAAAGACCTACAAGAGCTCCGACGAAATATGTCGTGCATCCACGGATGTATTGGAACAGGAACAACTCTACCCGTCTGAATTCCTAAACTCTTTGACATTCCCAGGTACCCCCCTCCCATCCCCCACCACACGTCACAAAAATAATAGTTacgaataaaaaaaaaaaagccaccGGCCAAATCCTTTAATTATTTGACATTGACAGGTATGCCACCGCACGCTTTGGATTTGAAAGAAGGTCTCCCTATCATGCTTTTAAGA
The Helianthus annuus cultivar XRQ/B chromosome 6, HanXRQr2.0-SUNRISE, whole genome shotgun sequence genome window above contains:
- the LOC110944322 gene encoding ATP-dependent DNA helicase PIF1-like, with the translated sequence MTDEHEQLYASLNTEQTAIYNTVIDSVTTHKGGFYFVYGPGGTGKTFLYRAILSRLRSMGLIALAVASSGIASLLLPGGRTAHSRFAIPLELLHNSTCSIKQNTQLAHLLQEVWLIIWDEAPMMQKFAFETLDKTLRDILGFCSTTNRERAFGGMPILLGGDFRQILPVIPKGKREDVVQACINKSYLWKNCELFTLHRSMRVNEYTSTGVVDIERQRFNKWLLEIGDGIVPSKAKEGEDEPTWIEIPARFIIDSCGLPVDSIVNAVFPSFTERQGDDDFLCERAILTPRNVDADEINAYMFRQLRQTTKTYKSSDEICRASTDVLEQEQLYPSEFLNSLTFPGMPPHALDLKEGLPIMLLRNVNPSQGLCNGTRLNITDLGKFVIKARILTGSNRGDTALIPRITLSSTKSKWPFIMKRRQFPVKPCYAMTINKSQGQSLKVVGLYLPRPVFSHGQLYVALSRVTTPAGLKIVIVGDGNGGMTNHTRNIVYKETFNNLTTSEWRQ
- the LOC118479488 gene encoding uncharacterized protein LOC118479488; translation: MWYEERNKNTKSSDGTTFSSCCQDGKVLLPRLLEAPEPLRSLLDYNDTGTVRFREHIRVYNSMFCFTSFGGKIDHAINSGRSLYTFRISGQNYHRIGSMLPVEGEQPRYAQLYFYDTQNEVNNRIAALFGDSRSHSTCDETIVASLIRMLDNHSSLANAFRMARDWCIQNESNNCHLRLLGQVTNNPQYNRPNVSEVAVLITNDFGENTELRDVIVSTQNGTLQRISELHQLYMPLQYPLLFPYGETGFHERIRYHDNTGRRSTKRQCVTMREYYCYRIHYRNNEGTTLLRGGRLFQQYLVDSYAAIEEHRLRWMRNNQNELRVELYHNVCDAVTRGDTNAKAIGQRIVLPATFTGSPRYMVQNYQDAMALCRAFGNPDLFVTFTANPKWPEIEDMVSLIPGQKSHERADVVSRVFKLKLSFLIEDIMKKQIFGVCKSGKLCNALPLCFAINSPTNTNLSKLFNSLLFTLSVFRNLPHWLYTAVYTIEFQKRGLPHAHLLIWLEHSAVSHTPAGIDDLISAEIPSKIDDPSGYKAVTDYMLHGPCGNDARSAPCTTDGKCMKHFPKPFYRETTIDEDGYPVYRRRDTKIFFIKGKTKLDNRFVVPYNRYLLLKYESHINVEWCNQSRAIKYLFKYLNKGPDRATMVVQENIGSDGENRSQKIVKVDEIKNYLDCRYLLPCEAVWRMLAFPIHYSFPSVMKLTFHTPNQHLLTLRDSDSLPALLNREGIRDTMFTQWFALNSRDAAARNLTYAEIPTKYVWHDDNKVWKTRLERPAIGRIVYCNPAAGPKYYLRMLLGIVRGPRSFEEIKTVDGIVYETFKEACYTYGLLNDDKEWNDALSEAKLWASGSQLRELFVTMLLFCEVNRPSQLWSQNWEILSDDILYMKRRLYMFPGLHLSDDQLKNYCLIEVNELLEKNGKSLVDFPDMPQPDTSLLDRMDNRLIREVLSYNKKKR